From a region of the Dictyostelium discoideum AX4 chromosome 2 chromosome, whole genome shotgun sequence genome:
- the hisS gene encoding histidine-tRNA ligase encodes MSEPVVDNVTNKVEKMEVKEKTSAPPKEKKEKKSNKVQLKTPKGTQDYNPRQMTIREQVFDGIKQVFKRHGAVTIETPVFELKETLTGKYGEDSKLIYDLQDQGGEICSLRYDLTVPFARYVAMNGVLNIKRYHIARVYRRDNPIMTKGRFREFYQCDFDIAGTYDLMVPDAECLVMICEILEQVKVGDFQIKLNHRKLLDAIFAICGVPADKFRAICSAVDKLDKSPWEEVRKEMVEVKALDGAVADKIEKFVSLKDEPIKLLQHLRATGMCDGNKDATEALSQLETLFGYLECFGVTQHILFDLSLARGLDYYTGIIYEAVLTGQDRVGSIAAGGRYDGLVGMYGKKDVPAVGFSIGIERIFTILEDEYKKENKKIRENATQVFVVQMEKDLIKERLAIVSELWKAGINAEFSYKVNPKLPAQLNTADESNIPLIIIIGKSEVETNSLSVKTMHDRKQVSIERSNFTVKIKEILSTIPK; translated from the exons atgtcaGAACCAGTAGTTGACAATGTTACAAATAAAGTTGAAAAGATGGaagtaaaagaaaaaacttCAGCACCAccaaaagagaaaaaagaaaagaaatcaaataaagttcaattaaaaacacCAAAAGGTACTCAAGATTATAATCCAAGACAAATGACAATTCGTGAACAAGTCTTTGATGGTATTAAACAAGTTTTTAAAAGACATGGTGCTGTTACAATTGAAACACCagtatttgaattaaag gAAACATTAACAGGTAAATATGGTGaagattcaaaattaatttatgatTTACAAGATCAAGGTGGTGAAATTTGTTCATTAAGATATGATTTAACAGTACCATTCGCACGTTATGTTGCAATGAATGGTGTATTGAATATAAAGAGATATCATATTGCACGTGTTTATCGTCGTGATAATCCAATTATGACCAAAGGTAGATTTAGAGAATTTTATCAATGTGATTTCGATATTGCAGGTACCTATGATTTAATGGTACCAGATGCAGAATGTTTGGTAATGATTTGTGAGATTCTTGAACAAGTAAAGGTTGGAGATTTCCAAATTAAATTGAATCACCGTAAATTATTGGATGCAATCTTTGCAATCTGTGGTGTACCAGCCGATAAATTCCGTGCAATTTGTAGTGCCGTCGATAAATTGGATAAATCACCATGGGAAGAAGTTCGTAAGGAGATGGTTGAAGTCAAGGCTTTAGATGGTGCTGTAGCAGATAAGATAGAGAAATTCGTTTCATTAAAAGATGAACCAATCAAGTTATTACAACACTTACGTGCCACCGGTATGTGTGATGGCAACAAAGACGCCACTGAAGCACTCTCACAATTGGAGACACTCTTTGGTTATTTAGAATGTTTTGGTGTCACTCAACATATCCTCTTTGATCTTTCATTGGCAAGAGGTTTGGATTACTACACTGGTATCATCTATGAAGCAGTTTTAACAGGTCAAGATCGTGTTGGTTCCATCGCTGCTGGTGGTCGTTACGATGGTTTGGTCGGTATGTATGGTAAAAAAGATGTACCAGCAGTTGGTTTCTCAATTGGTATCGAACGTATCTTTACCATCTTGGAGGACGAATACAAAAAAGAGAATAAGAAAATCAGAGAGAATGCAACTCAAGTTTTCGTTGTTCAAATGGagaaagatttaattaaagaacgTCTTGCCATCGTCTCTGAACTTTGGAAAGCTGGTATCAACGCTGAATTCTCTTACAAAGTTAATCCAAAACTTCCTGCTCAATTAAATACTGCCGATGAATCAAATATTCcactcatcatcatcattggtAAATCTGAAGTTGAAACTAATAGTCTCTCTGTTAAAACTATGCACGATCGTAAACAAGTTTCAATTGAACGTTCAAATTTCActgttaaaattaaagaaattttatcaacaattccaaaataa
- a CDS encoding hypothetical protein (Similar to Arabidopsis thaliana (Mouse-ear cress). SAG12 protein) has product MKLLLCLIILVFICLTNAININVNQGYHRNDGIIHSDSSMRDTFNHWAKKHSKIYKDSIEMENRFSNFKENMKKNIELNSMHAGKAKFESNGFSDLSEEEFSNFHLNKAFKGKPSHLRNSIKPQPTPHHSLINGYKEMENGDLNELYSIDWRKKGLVTPVKDQGQCGSCYIFSAVEQIETAWIKAGNKPILLSEQQAVDCDPYDGQCGGGDPYTVYEYFSQVGGVSTNAQYPYTATDGTCVNMSRAVPVVSYHYVTQGGDENTLIKTIVNDGPVSICVDASTWQSYSGGIITTGCGKNIDHCVQVVGLEVDKTDPSNPVQYYIIRNSWGTDWGIDGYIYVATGSDLCGITYESTMVDV; this is encoded by the exons atgaaattattattatgtttaataattttagtatttatttgtttaacaaatgcaattaatattaatgttaATCAAGGATATCATCGTAATGATGGTATTATTCATAGTGATTCATCAATGAGAGATACTTTCAATCATTGGGCAAAGAAACATTCAAAGATTTACAAAGACTCTATTGAAATGGAGAATAGATTCTCAAATTTCAAAGAGAATATGAAAAAgaatattgaattaaattcaatgcATGCTGGTAAGGCTAAATTTGAATCCAATGGTTTCTCTGATCTCTCTGAAgaagaattttcaaatttccaCCTAAATAAAGCATTCAAAGGTAAACCAAGCCATTTACgtaattcaattaaaccaCAACCAACTCCACATCATTCACTCATTAATGGTTATAAAGAAATGGAAAATGGTGATCTCAATGAACtttattcaattgattgGAGAAAGAAAGGTTTAGTAACTCCAGTTAAAGATCAAGGTCAATGTGGTAGTTGTTACATTTTCTCTGCTGTTGAACAAA ttgAAACTGCTTGGATTAAAGCTGgtaataaaccaattttattatcagaaCAACAAGCAGTTGATTGTGATCCATATGATGGCCaatgtggtggtggtgatccATATACAGTTTATGAATATTTTAGTCAAGTTGGTGGTGTTAGTACTAATGCTCAATATCCATATACTGCTACAGATGGTACATGTGTTAATATGAGTAGAGCTGTACCAGTGGTTTCATATCATTATGTTACTCAAGGTGGTGATGAAAATACTTTAATTAAAACCATCGTCAATGATGGTCCAGTAAGTATTTGTGTTGATGCTTCAACATGGCAATCCTATTCTGGTGGTATTATTACAACTGGTTGTGGTAAAAACATTGATCATTGTGTTCAAGTAGTTGGTTTAGAAGTTGATAAAACTGATCCATCAAATCCAGTTCAATATTATATCATTAGAAATTCTTGGGGTACTGA TTGGGGTATTGATGGATACATTTACGTAGCTACTGGTTCTGATTTATGTGGTATTACTTATGAATCAACAATGGTTGATGTATAA
- the cand1 gene encoding HEAT repeat-containing protein, giving the protein MSFFLGQILEKMGSIDKDIRFMATHDLANELEKDTFKMDPTYENKIVTKLLALTADSANNVQENVVKCLGLLIKRVKDSQATEIIDTLSKNILEESNKEELVEISGIGLKTIITNLPSEGSSISTLVIKNLVPKLLIGIDSEKLKDKNEIKMSCLDILNDLLQKYGSFMIGDLENIQKVVLPKLNATRPAIRKRAILCLANIAFPSPDNLFNSLLDYIIKSIEEAKKPDHISTLIQAIGAICKSSGYRLGKYLPKVMPHVLNYCDNNKFEQNDELRENCLLCFEAIIEKCQKDVTPYIGEIITLCTKYIKFDPNYSDDGEGEEDGDEEEEEMETSGDNDEEQEEEEEEEDLSDDDDISWKIRRSSCKTLCAIISTRPELLVELYQKVAPVLYNRFKEREENVRLDIFTTFVLLLKQLNKKLANPQAKEVLKQQVPKLVQSISKSLIDKSIRTRVGAIALLKELVMIIPGSLTGQVSQIVNGINLSLSEKNTNSNLKIEALVLLKLLLINEPAQSFQSHITSLSTHIVKCINDSYYRIASEALRVCQEFVIVFNKIRSSTDCKPIISNLFAANFVQLKAQDIDQEVKEAAISSIGTIITLFGNEIQSELQPCLSILLERLDNELTRVVTVKVLSRIINSSINIDLSSILPSAIKLLSTFLRKNNRVLKQSSLIALNDIVKVCPNLLPSSLLTGILTEMATLINESDLQITHLAFVFIQNLLKNYSEKHQAATLVNEKCIPPTLALLKSSLLQGVALESLLSLFATIVQLDEPGMKYEQLLTLLFNTAADIKQPVTRQSFHSISQCIAVITVNTTPALRKQTIHNLICNLSSVNEPLVLLSLSCLGEIGRRIDIHENENLQESVYKTFEANNEEIKQVAALCLGDIAVCSLQSYLPFILEQIKNQPKKQYLLLHTLRETIVKLSHTDEGIKTIHPFLQSILPLLFDNCVNEEEGTRNIVAECLGKLSMIEPNEIIPKLVEKIKSPSPLERSTIVTSIKFSIMENKEVVDQYLAPNISQFLSLLHDGDLIVRRSALLSLNYIAHNKPNLIRNDLSVYLPILYNNAKIKPELIREVDLGPFKHKVDDGIEIRKTAFECMYTLLDTSIDKIDVAPFIVSLCDGLKDTQYDIKLLCHLMIIRLANSNGAALLENITLLLEPLRVILMTKVNETAVKQQIERNEECIRSALRAVASISRIPNSDSIVKFEEFVKNTIRTTPLAAQFNSILSEDTMSNQDSMDTSN; this is encoded by the exons atgtcattttttttaggaCAGATTTTAGAAAAGATGGGTTCCATCGATAAAGATATTAGATTCATGGCAACTCATGATCTTGCAAAtgaattagaaaaagataCTTTTAAAATGGATCCAacttatgaaaataaaattgttacAAAATTATTAGCATTAACAGCTGATTCAGCAAATAATGTTCAAGAAAATGTTGTTAAATG tttaggtttattaattaaaagagTTAAAGATTCACAAGCAACAGAAATTATTGATacattatcaaaaaatattttagaagAATCAAATAAAGAAGAATTAGTTGAAATTTCAGGTATTGGTTTAAAAACAATCATTACAAATTTACCAAGTGAAGGTAGTTCAATTTCAACTTtagtaattaaaaatttagtaccaaaattattaattggtattgatagt gaaaaattaaaagataaaaatgaaattaaaatgtcatgtttagatattttaaatgatttattacaAAAGTATGGATCATTTATGATTGGAGATTTAGAGAATATTCAAAAGGTAGTATTACCAAAATTGAATGCAACTAGACCAGCTATTAGAAAACGTGCCATTTTATGTTTAGCCAATATAGCATTCCCATCACCAGATAACTtgtttaattctttattggATTACATTATTAAATCGATTGAGGAAGCAAAGAAACCAGATCATATTTCAACCTTGATTCAAGCCATTGGCGCAATTTGTAAATCTTCAGGTTATCGTTTAGGTAAATATTTACCAAAGGTTATGCCACATGTACTCAACTATTGtgacaataataaatttgaacaaAATGATGAACTTCGTGAGAATTGTTTACTCTGTTTCGAAGCTATCATTGAGAAATGTCAAAAAGATGTCACACCATACATTGGTGAAATCATCACACTCTGTACCAAATACATTAAATTCGATCCAAATTATTCCGATGATGGTGAGGGCGAGGAAGATGGTGATGAGGAGGAGGAGGAAATGGAGACCTCTGGCGACAATGATGAAGAGCAAGAAGAGGAGGAAGAGGAGGAGGATCTAAGTGATGACGATGATATCAGTTGGAAGATTCGTCGTTCCTCTTGTAAGACACTCTGTGCTATCATTTCAACACGTCCAGAGTTATTGGTTGAACTCTATCAAAAGGTAGCACCAGTATTGTACAATCGTTTCAAGGAGAGAGAAGAGAATGTACGTTTGGATATCTTCACCACCTTTGTATTACTCTTGAAACAATTGAATAAGAAATTGGCAAATCCACAAGCCAAGGAGGTATTGAAACAACAAGTTCCAAAATTAGTTCAATCCATTAGCAAATCATTGATCGATAAATCCATTAGAACTCGTGTTGGTGCAATCGCCCTCCTAAAGGAATTGGTTATGATCATCCCTGGCTCTTTAACTGGCCAAGTCTCACAAATTGTAAATGGTATTAACTTATCATTGAGTGAAAAGAATACAAACTCTAATCTCAAGATCGAGGCtttggttttattaaaattgttattaattaatgaaccAGCTCAATCATTCCAATCTCACATCACCTCATTATCAACCCATATCGTAAAATGTATCAATGATTCCTACTATCGTATTGCATCCGAAGCATTACGTGTTTGTCAAGAGTTTGTAATCGTTTTCAATAAGATTCGTTCAAGCACCGATTGTAAACCAATTATCAGTAATTTATTCGCTGCAAACTTTGTTCAATTAAAAGCTCAAGACATTGATCAAGAGGTTAAAGAGGCTGCAATCTCCTCGATTGGTACCATCATCACTTTGTTTGGTAATGAAATTCAAAGTGAACTTCAACCATGTTTATCAATCTTACTCGAACGTTTAGATAATGAATTGACTCGTGTCGTCACTGTTAAAGTTTTATCACGTATCATCAATAGTTCAATCAATATTGACTTATCATCAATCTTACCAAGCGCAATTAAATTACTCTCAACCTTCCTTAGAAAAAATAATCGTGTCCTTAAGCAATCCTCATTGATCGCTCTCAATGACATTGTAAAGGTTTGTCCAAATCTCTTACCATCATCACTCTTGACTGGTATTCTCACAGAGATGGCTACACTCATCAATGAATCTGACCTTCAAATCACTCATTTGGCATTTGTTTTCATTCAAAACCTCTTAAAAAATTACAGCGAAAAACATCAAGCCGCCACATTGGTCAATGAAAAATGTATTCCACCAACTTTAGCCCTCTTAAAGAGTTCACTCCTTCAAGGTGTTGCTTTGGAATCATTACTTAGTCTCTTTGCAACCATCGTCCAATTAGATGAACCAGGTATGAAATATGAACAATTATTAACCCTTCTCTTTAATACTGCCGCTGATATTAAACAACCAGTAACTCGTCAATCATTCCATTCAATCTCACAATGTATTGCAGTTATCACGGTTAATACAACCCCAGCTCTTAGAAAACAAACTATTCACAACCTCATTTGTAATCTTTCCTCAGTCAATGAACCATTGGTACTCTTATCACTTTCTTGTCTTGGTGAAATTGGTCGTCGTATTGATATTCATGAGAATGAGAATCTTCAAGAATCAGTTTACAAAACCTTTGAAGCCAACAATGAAGAGATTAAACAAGTTGCTGCACTTTGTCTTGGTGATATTGCAGTTTGTAGTTTACAAAGCTACCTTCCATTCATTCttgaacaaattaaaaatcaaccAAAGAAACAATATCTCCTCCTTCATACCCTTCGTGAAACCATTGTAAAGTTAAGTCATACCGATGAAGGTATCAAAACCATTCATCCATTCCTTCAATCCATTCTTCCATTGTTATTCGATAATTGTGTCAACGAAGAAGAGGGTACTCGTAACATTGTTGCCGAGTGTCTTGGTAAACTTTCAATGATTGAACCAAATGAAATCATTCCAAAACTTGTAGAGAAAATcaaatcaccatcaccattggAACGTTCAACCATTGTAACCTCAATTAAATTCTCAATCATGGAGAATAAAGAAGTTGTCGATCAATATTTAGCTCCAAACATCTCTCAATTCCTTTCACTCTTACATGATGGTGATTTAATTGTTAGACGTAGTGCCCTCCTTTCATTGAATTACATTGCTCACAATAAACCAAATCTCATTCGTAATGATCTCTCTGTCTATTTACCAATCTTGTACAACAATGCTAAAATCAAACCAGAACTCATTCGTGAAGTTGATCTTGGTCCATTCAAACATAAGGTCGATGATGGTATTGAAATCAGAAAAACAGCTTTCGAATGTATGTACACTCTTTTGGATACCTCTATCGATAAGATCGATGTAGCTCCATTCATCGTTTCATTATGTGATGGTCTCAAAGATACCCAATACGATATCAAATTGTTATGTCATTTAATGATCATTCGTTTAGCAAACTCAAATGGTGCTGCTCTCCTCGAAAATATTACTCTCCTCCTTGAACCACTTCGTGTTATTCTCATGACTAAAGTAAATGAAACCGCTGTTAAACAACAAATCGAACGTAATGAAGAATGTATTCGTTCAGCTTTACGTGCTGTCGCTTCCATCTCTAGAATTCCAAATAGTGATAGTATCGttaaatttgaagaatttgttaaaaatacaattcGTACAACTCCATTAGCTGCtcaatttaattcaattttatctgAAGATACAATGTCAAATCAAGATTCAATGGATacttcaaattaa